In Uranotaenia lowii strain MFRU-FL chromosome 2, ASM2978415v1, whole genome shotgun sequence, one genomic interval encodes:
- the LOC129743137 gene encoding sterol O-acyltransferase 1-like, whose translation MNQQNSNVIEPRADEDSVGGKNLSLKNSSVTTISRNDQIASIGDSEEPPGNVPVIIKRLSFPEVIERCDDGKISNRKSSSASKRSLRNKVFVPRNSLLTDLCEDQNFRTLYHIFIVALLIVLFYTIVYDFVEGGSIKFGLGPIVAGFAKFHYSLILWCMMLLCTLCAYLLFKCWIVIHRKLKTDLLRTTWNIVGLFNFLLYQGSFLVLTLLAVAWLDTPPASSVAVLIEMTRFVMKFFAFVRSNVCRALDVGSCDTILLPSFNRYIYFLFVPPLVYSDEYPRTERIRWAVVGKHVFEVIGVIFYISFLLERFLNPTFYNFGKEDISLGHLILSIFRSIIPAFLICVFLFYCMLHSWMNVVSELLRFADRMFYRDWWNASSFAEYIRSWNVIVHDWLYTYIYKDLVEYCMGNCRFLATIAVFTLSAIFHEIILAFTFRFFYPVMFVQFEFMGLLLMLLTKNVRKAYGNVLLWFLLCIGSGILLSLFSMEFYSRRNCPVSDESLVDYMIPVSWFCNGISVNLNWTITSVLSSS comes from the exons atgaATCAACAGAATTCCAACGTTATTGAACCACGTGCAGATGAAGATTCAGTTGGCGGTAAAAATTTATCCTTGAAAAATTCTTCGGTCACAACGATCAGCAGAAATGATCAAATCGCATCGATCGGCGATTCTGAAGAGCCCCCTGGAAATGTTCCGGTTATTATCAAAA GGTTAAGTTTTCCGGAAGTGATCGAGAGATGCGATGATGGAAAAATTAGCAACCGGAAGTCGTCCTCGGCGAGCAAACGTTCCCTGAGGAATAAGGTTTTTGTGCCGCGTAACTCACTGCTGACCGATCTGTGCGAGGATCAGAACTTCAGAACGCTCTATCATATTTTCATTGTGGCACTGTTGATCGTGTTATTTTACACGATCGTGTACGACTTTGTCGAAGGTGGAAG tatcaAATTCGGATTGGGACCTATCGTTGCTGGATTTGCCAAATTTCACTACTCGTTGATACTGTGGTGCATGATGCTATTATGCACCCTATGCGCTTATCTGCTGTTTAAGTGTTGGATTGTGATtcacagaaaattaaaaactg ATCTGCTGAGAACAACATGGAACATCGTTGGACTGTTCAACTTCCTGTTGTATCAGGGTTCATTCTTGGTATTAACCCTACTAGCCGTCGCATGGCTAGATACGCCTCCAGCTTCCTCGGTAGCGGTCCTGATCGAAATGACCCGCTTCGTAATGAAATTCTTCGCATTTGTGCGTAGTAACGTATGCCGGGCGCTAGATGTCGGCAGCTGCGACACCATCCTTCTGCCATCTTTTAACCGATACATTTACTTCCTGTTCGTGCCGCCGTTGGTTTATAGCGATGAGTATCCTCGAACCGAGCGTATCCGTTGGGCTGTGGTGGGCAAACACGTGTTTGAAGTTATTGGAGTAATTTTCTACATCAGCTTTTTGCTGGAACGGTTTTTAAATCCGACGTTCTATAATTTTGGCAAGGAGGACATAAGCTTGGGTCAtcttattttgagtatttttcgAAGCATCATACCGGCTTTTTTGATATGCGTATTTTTGTTCTATTGCATGTTACATTCGTGGATGAATGTCGTCTCGGAGTTGCTGAGGTTTGCTGATCGGATGTTCTACCGGGATTGGTGGAATGCTTCGTCCTTCGCTGAGTATATCCGATCGTGGAACGTGATCGTGCATGATTGGTTGTATACCTACATCTATAAGGACTTGGTTGAGTATTGTATGGGTAATTGTAGGTTCTTAGCAACAATAGCTGTGTTCACGTTGTCGGCTATTTTCCACGAAATCATACTGGCCTTTACGTTTCGGTTCTTCTATCCGGTGATGTTCGTACAGTTTGAGTTCATGGGGTTACTGTTGATGCTTTTGACGAAAAATGTGCGAAAAGCCTACGGTAATGTTCTTCTGTGGTTTTTGCTGTGCATTGGAAGTGGAATACTGCTGAGCCTATTCAGTATGGAATTCTACTCCCGGAGAAACTGTCCGGTGAGCGATGAATCTCTGGTAGATTACATGATACCAGTATCGTGGTTCTGCAACGGAATCTCAGTTAATCTTAACTGGACCATAACTAGCGTATTAAGTAGTAGTTGA
- the LOC129747011 gene encoding sterol O-acyltransferase 1-like isoform X2, with amino-acid sequence MKDMTIDKMRETMNAMVHGLEKDVSRKLDLLVDDLLSEVKLFNLKNYELRELFRDSSSSSLSNGAAKDGKGAKLDRRKRSPSGKLPDKEFVARNSLLTDLFEVKHIKTIYHIFIVILIIMFLNTVVHDFVDRGSINLGFRPIVGGFGNFHISLLLWSCMQLLTLCVYPCFTAWAQIRRSLTKNDLRKTWDISALFAMVLYQCCFIVFVIKAVLWLDLPPAASVAVLMEMTRFTMKVHAFVRSNVPRALNASSGVKRSSEDKPTFTELVPAFSKFTYFLFAPTLVYRDEYPRTKRIRWFVVTRHVLEVIGVIFYISFIFERFLNPVFDHFGNDQISAGKFVLSMFSSVMPASLTFLCGFYCLLHAWMNASSELLRFADRMFYRDWWNASSFAEYIRSWNVVVHDWLYTYIYKDSVEHLFKNCKPLATILVFTVSAVFHEVILAFAFRFFYPVMFVQFEFMGLLLMFVTRNMSKDVGNILLWFMLCVGNGIQLSLYNMEYYARRNCPVSGDSLVDYMIPVSWSCNGISHNPNWTITGPWVMD; translated from the exons ATGAAGGATATGACCATCGACAAGATGCGAGAAACGATGAAT GCCATGGTCCACGGTCTGGAGAAAGACGTCTCGCGGAAGCTGGATCTGCTCGTCGATGATTTGCTGAGCGAGGTGAAGTtgttcaatttgaaaaactacGAGCTGCGAGAACTCTTCCGGGATTCAAGCTCGTCGTCGCTGAGCAATGGAGCCGCAAAGGACGGCAAGGGCGCCAAATTGGACCGCCGAAAACGATCTCCGAGCGGTAAACTGCCGGATAAGGAATTCGTCGCCCGCAACTCGCTGCTTACCGATCTTTTCGAAGTCAAGCACATCAAGACGATCTACCATATCTTTATTGTGATACTGATTATCATGTTCCTGAACACGGTCGTGCACGATTTTGTTGATCGAGGAAG CATCAACCTAGGATTTCGACCGATCGTAGGCGGCTTTGGAAACTTCCACATCTCGCTACTGCTCTGGAGTTGCATGCAGCTTTTGACACTATGCGTTTATCCGTGTTTTACTGCATGGGCTCAAATTCGAAGGAGTTTAACAAAAA ATGATCTCCGGAAAACCTGGGACATTAGCGCCTTGTTCGCCATGGTTCTGTACCAATGTTGCTTCATCGTGTTCGTCATCAAAGCCGTTTTGTGGCTGGATCTGCCACCGGCAGCATCAGTAGCAGTTCTCATGGAGATGACCCGGTTTACCATGAAGGTTCATGCTTTCGTACGTAGTAACGTACCTCGTGCACTGAACGCTTCCAGTGGAGTTAAACGATCATCCGAGGACAAGCCAACCTTTACCGAACTGGTTCCAGCGTTCTCCAAGTTCACGTACTTCCTGTTTGCACCGACTCTCGTCTACCGGGATGAGTACCCGCGAACCAAGCGTATCCGATGGTTTGTGGTCACCAGACACGTGCTGGAGGTGATCGGAGTCATTTTCTACATCAGCTTCATATTCGAGCGGTTCCTGAATCCCGTTTTCGATCACTTTGGAAACGATCAAATCAGTGCGGGAAAGTTTGTGCTGTCCATGTTTAGTAGCGTTATGCCAGCGTCCTTAACCTTTTTATGTGGATTTTACTGTCTACTCCATGCATGGATGAATGCCAGTTCGGAGCTGCTTCGCTTTGCGGATCGAATGTTCTACCGGGACTGGTGGAACGCGTCTTCCTTTGCCGAGTACATCCGCTCATGGAATGTGGTCGTACACGATTGGTTGTATACCTACATCTATAAGGACTCGGTCGAGCATTTGTTCAAAAACTGTAAACCTCTAGCGACGATACTGGTCTTCACCGTGTCCGCTGTATTCCACGAAGTAATTCTAGCATTCGCCTTCCGGTTCTTCTATCCGGTGATGTTTGTGCAATTTGAGTTCATGGGGCTGCTTTTGATGTTCGTGACTAGGAACATGAGTAAGGACGTTGGCAATATTTTGCTGTGGTTTATGTTGTGCGTTGGAAATGGGATTCAGCTTAGTCTCTACAACATGGAGTACTACGCCAGAAGAAACTGTCCAGTAAGTGGGGATTCGCTGGTAGATTACATGATACCAGTTTCGTGGTCCTGCAATGGAATCTCGCATAATCCCAACTGGACCATCACCGGACCATGGGTGATGGATTAG
- the LOC129747011 gene encoding sterol O-acyltransferase 1-like isoform X1, with amino-acid sequence MGEDTSSSDDSRSSSCGNLKAETNGINQRARHEYKEEIMKDMTIDKMRETMNAMVHGLEKDVSRKLDLLVDDLLSEVKLFNLKNYELRELFRDSSSSSLSNGAAKDGKGAKLDRRKRSPSGKLPDKEFVARNSLLTDLFEVKHIKTIYHIFIVILIIMFLNTVVHDFVDRGSINLGFRPIVGGFGNFHISLLLWSCMQLLTLCVYPCFTAWAQIRRSLTKNDLRKTWDISALFAMVLYQCCFIVFVIKAVLWLDLPPAASVAVLMEMTRFTMKVHAFVRSNVPRALNASSGVKRSSEDKPTFTELVPAFSKFTYFLFAPTLVYRDEYPRTKRIRWFVVTRHVLEVIGVIFYISFIFERFLNPVFDHFGNDQISAGKFVLSMFSSVMPASLTFLCGFYCLLHAWMNASSELLRFADRMFYRDWWNASSFAEYIRSWNVVVHDWLYTYIYKDSVEHLFKNCKPLATILVFTVSAVFHEVILAFAFRFFYPVMFVQFEFMGLLLMFVTRNMSKDVGNILLWFMLCVGNGIQLSLYNMEYYARRNCPVSGDSLVDYMIPVSWSCNGISHNPNWTITGPWVMD; translated from the exons CCCGCCATGAGTACAAAGAAGAAATAATGAAGGATATGACCATCGACAAGATGCGAGAAACGATGAAT GCCATGGTCCACGGTCTGGAGAAAGACGTCTCGCGGAAGCTGGATCTGCTCGTCGATGATTTGCTGAGCGAGGTGAAGTtgttcaatttgaaaaactacGAGCTGCGAGAACTCTTCCGGGATTCAAGCTCGTCGTCGCTGAGCAATGGAGCCGCAAAGGACGGCAAGGGCGCCAAATTGGACCGCCGAAAACGATCTCCGAGCGGTAAACTGCCGGATAAGGAATTCGTCGCCCGCAACTCGCTGCTTACCGATCTTTTCGAAGTCAAGCACATCAAGACGATCTACCATATCTTTATTGTGATACTGATTATCATGTTCCTGAACACGGTCGTGCACGATTTTGTTGATCGAGGAAG CATCAACCTAGGATTTCGACCGATCGTAGGCGGCTTTGGAAACTTCCACATCTCGCTACTGCTCTGGAGTTGCATGCAGCTTTTGACACTATGCGTTTATCCGTGTTTTACTGCATGGGCTCAAATTCGAAGGAGTTTAACAAAAA ATGATCTCCGGAAAACCTGGGACATTAGCGCCTTGTTCGCCATGGTTCTGTACCAATGTTGCTTCATCGTGTTCGTCATCAAAGCCGTTTTGTGGCTGGATCTGCCACCGGCAGCATCAGTAGCAGTTCTCATGGAGATGACCCGGTTTACCATGAAGGTTCATGCTTTCGTACGTAGTAACGTACCTCGTGCACTGAACGCTTCCAGTGGAGTTAAACGATCATCCGAGGACAAGCCAACCTTTACCGAACTGGTTCCAGCGTTCTCCAAGTTCACGTACTTCCTGTTTGCACCGACTCTCGTCTACCGGGATGAGTACCCGCGAACCAAGCGTATCCGATGGTTTGTGGTCACCAGACACGTGCTGGAGGTGATCGGAGTCATTTTCTACATCAGCTTCATATTCGAGCGGTTCCTGAATCCCGTTTTCGATCACTTTGGAAACGATCAAATCAGTGCGGGAAAGTTTGTGCTGTCCATGTTTAGTAGCGTTATGCCAGCGTCCTTAACCTTTTTATGTGGATTTTACTGTCTACTCCATGCATGGATGAATGCCAGTTCGGAGCTGCTTCGCTTTGCGGATCGAATGTTCTACCGGGACTGGTGGAACGCGTCTTCCTTTGCCGAGTACATCCGCTCATGGAATGTGGTCGTACACGATTGGTTGTATACCTACATCTATAAGGACTCGGTCGAGCATTTGTTCAAAAACTGTAAACCTCTAGCGACGATACTGGTCTTCACCGTGTCCGCTGTATTCCACGAAGTAATTCTAGCATTCGCCTTCCGGTTCTTCTATCCGGTGATGTTTGTGCAATTTGAGTTCATGGGGCTGCTTTTGATGTTCGTGACTAGGAACATGAGTAAGGACGTTGGCAATATTTTGCTGTGGTTTATGTTGTGCGTTGGAAATGGGATTCAGCTTAGTCTCTACAACATGGAGTACTACGCCAGAAGAAACTGTCCAGTAAGTGGGGATTCGCTGGTAGATTACATGATACCAGTTTCGTGGTCCTGCAATGGAATCTCGCATAATCCCAACTGGACCATCACCGGACCATGGGTGATGGATTAG